From Panthera uncia isolate 11264 chromosome E1, Puncia_PCG_1.0, whole genome shotgun sequence, one genomic window encodes:
- the EVI2B gene encoding protein EVI2B yields the protein MDPKYFILILFCGHLSDTFLLTTEDITTESPVFISSRLNVSANSQNTTGNPWSQPTEFSHVSSAQPISTAKVAAGQSIPGAYAPSEKPAAHTSAGQPPASNITRQPIPTANASSRQTVLPVLTSAGQLPPSAHTSTKQLPPFLYTSTQQPSSIHSSSGKPILPTVHNPSIPPTPSVKSSQRVTPGFNLETTSNTNIPRETNSNLIAATLVGVILTSMFVAIIMIVLWKCLRKPVSHDQNWAGRSPFADGETPDICLDNFRENEVPVKRTSIVSLMPWKPSKNTLLADDLEIKLFESSEHIGDSNNPKAEKIKDQVNGTSEESAGGSTIGTAVSSSDDADYPPPSPLLDLEGQESNQSNKPTMTIISPLPNESTNLPPSLDCLNQVCEGYNSEFEQSFPPPPDSFHLPPAPEDFMKNQEDSNNEIQGQEFSIPPDSGQDHSESLPPPPEELL from the coding sequence AAAACACAACAGGGAATCCTTGGAGTCAACCAACAGAATTCAGCCATGTTTCTTCTGCACAACCAATATCAACTGCCAAAGTTGCTGCTGGACAATCAATACCAGGGGCCTATGCTCCTTCTGAAAAACCGGCAGCGCACACTTCTGCCGGGCAACCACCTGCCTCTAACATCACCAGACAACCAATACCAACGGCCAACGCCTCCTCCCGACAAACAGTACTCCCTGTGCTTACCTCTGCCGGACAACTACCGCCATCTGCCCATACTTCTACCAAACAACTGCCGCCATTTCTCTACACTTCCACTCAACAACCATCATCTATCCACTCTTCTTCTGGAAAACCAATACTACCAACTGTTCATAATCCATCTATACCACCAACCCCAAGTGTCAAAAGTTCACAGAGGGTGACTCCAGGATTCAACCTAGAAACTACCAGTAACACAAATATCCCACGTGAAACCAATTCTAATTTGATAGCTGCCACATTAGTGGGTGTAATTCTGACGTCTATGTTTGTAGCTATAATCATGATTGTGCTATGGAAATGCTTGAGAAAACCAGTTTCACATGATCAGAATTGGGCAGGTAGGTCTCCATTTGCCGATGGTGAAACCCCCGACATCTGTTTGGATAACTTTAGAGAAAATGAAGTACCCGTGAAAAGGACATCAATTGTTTCACTTATGCCCTGGAAACCAAGCAAAAACACACTCTTGGCAGATGACTTAGAAATTAAGTTGTTTGAATCAAGTGAACACATTGGAGATTCCAACAACcccaaagcagagaaaataaaagatcagGTAAATGGTACATCAGAGGAGAGTGCTGGGGGATCAACGATCGGCACTGCTGTTTCTTCTTCAGATGATGCAGATTATCCACCACCTTCCCCACTTCTTGATTTGGAAGGACAGGAGAGTAACCAATCCAACAAACCCACAATGACAATTATATCTCCTCTTCCAAATGAGTCCACCAATCTCCCACCATCTCTGGACTGTCTCAATCAAGTCTGTGAAGGTTACAATTCTGAGTTTGAACAATCATTTCCACCTCCTCCCGACTCATTTCACTTGCCCCCGGCACCAGAAGATTTCATGAAAAACCAGGAAGATTCCAACAATGAGATCCAGGGTCAGGAATTCTCTATTCCTCCCGACTCTGGTCAAGACCACAGTGAATCCTTGCCACCCCCACCTGAAGAACTGTTATAA